One window of Plasmodium falciparum 3D7 genome assembly, chromosome: 7 genomic DNA carries:
- a CDS encoding Pfmc-2TM Maurer's cleft two transmembrane protein — protein MFFYIYKIYIFTIILCASNLFNDNGVENGTYKLSYHNGGIQFRMLAQKNTNKKSNGNALKNILLKDKSKKGSKKKNPDAEISDLVNLVDNMNITQEKKDEIKNLTLKYMNSDDIKEKNESINELKKYSNNEECKEHMDNYLMYLRMQNDIKCLKRKNFWNNIWINSINFFLIIIMIACVVVGLIDNFPIFPHLCIFLVFMLYMLVRFFPDMKMGFKKIKETCTNFFQKKKK, from the exons atgtttttttatatttataaaatatatatttttaccatAATACTATGTGCATCGAATCTATTTAATGac aACGGAGTAGAAAATGGAACATACAAACTATCATACCATAATGGAGGGATACAATTCAGAATGTTAGCTCAAAAAaacacaaataaaaaatcaaatgGAAATGCcttaaagaatatattgttaaaagataaaagCAAAAAAggtagtaaaaaaaaaaatcctgATGCTGAAATTTCAGATCTAGTTAATTTAGtggataatatgaatataactcaagaaaaaaaagatgaaatcAAAAATCTcacattaaaatatatgaatagtgacgatataaaagaaaaaaatgaatcaaTTAATGAACTTAAAAAATACAGTAATAACGAAGAATGTAAAGAACATAtggataattatttaatgtatCTTCGTAtgcaaaatgatataaaatgtttaaaaagaaaaaatttctGGAATAATATTTGGATTAATTCAATTAACTTCTTCCTAATCATTATAATGATAGCATGTGTAGTTGTGGGTTTAATTGATAATTTTCCTATATTTCCTCAtctatgtatttttttagtttttatgttatatatgcTTGTTCGTTTCTTTCCTGATATGAAAATgggttttaaaaaaataaaagaaactTGCACAAAttttttccaaaaaaaaaaaaaataa
- a CDS encoding rifin — protein sequence MKIHYINILLFELPLNILIYNQRNHYITRTPKATTRTLCECELYAPSNYDNDPQMKEVMDNFNRQTQQRFHEYDERMVEKRMQCKDKCDEAIQKIILKDKLEKQMVEQFSTLQTDIHSDAIPTCVCEKSLADKTEKFCLNCGKTMGGVAPGWGLVSGLGYVGWTNYITEIAIQKGIEEGVKYGIQGLKNFFGLGKLITITEIENLINRTNYFKKMTYVIFTQKIKNTMCEESLSSRIQFCSAANFQKQQAFSEGASTIAETAEYMAEVATTDVLEKAAPVTSGLNTAIIASVVAILVIVLVMLIIYLILRYRRKKKMKKKLQYIKLLEE from the exons atgaaaatccattatattaatatattattgtttgagcttccattaaatatattg atatataatcaAAGGAACCATTACATCACACGTACACCAAAAGCAACCACTAGGACATTATGCGAATGTGAATTGTATGCACCATCAAACTATGATAATGACCCACAAATGAAAGAAGTTATGGATAATTTCAATCGTCAAACACAACAGAGATTTCATGAATATGACGAACGTATGGTCGAAAAACGAATGCAATGTAAAGATAAATGCGACGAAGCAatccaaaaaattattttaaaagacaAATTAGAAAAACAAATGGTAGAACAGTTTTCCACATTACAAACTGATATACATAGTGATGCTATTCCAACATGTGTTTGCGAAAAATCTTTAGCAGATAAAACAGAAAAGTTTTGTCTTAATTGTGGAAAAACTATGGGAGGGGTTGCCCCCGGTTGGGGTCTGGTCAGCGGTTTAGGTTATGTAGGATGGACAAATTATATTACTGAAATAGCTATACAAAAGGGTATTGAGGAAGGTGTTAAATATGGGATTCAAGGATTAAAAAACTTTTTTGGTCTAGGTAAATTAATTACTATTACTGAAATAGAAAATTTGATTAATCGTactaattattttaaaaaaatgacatatgttatatttactcagaaaataaaaaatacaatgtGTGAAGAATCTCTAAGTTCTAGAATACAATTTTGTAGTGCTGCAAATTTTCAGAAACAACAGGCGTTTTCGGAAGGAGCATCAACGATTGCAGAAACTGCAGAATATATGGCTGAAGTTGCTACAACAGATGTATTGGAAAAAGCAGCACCTGTTACTAGTGGTTTAAATACTGCTATTATTGCTTCTGTTGTTGCAATACTAGTTATAGTCTTGGTTatgttgataatatatttgattttacgttatcgaagaaaaaaaaaaatgaagaaaaaactcCAATATATCAAATTATTAGAAGAATAG